In the genome of Desulfocurvibacter africanus subsp. africanus DSM 2603, the window GCCGACGCGGCCCTGGACCCGCGTAGTTCGTTGGTGGACCGCCATGGGTGCGGAGAGAACGGACCCTTCGGTTCGCGGCGGGCGCTCCAGGCCGGAGCGCCCGTTTTCTTTTCCTTTGACCCGGAAAAAGGTAGTTGAGGCCCGTGAACAACAATACTCTTTCATTTCCCGACGTCTTCACCGCCTACCTGGCTCCGCGCGGCTTCGAGGCCGAATTGCTGCGCGAGCTGGGCGACTCGATTCTGGCCGTGCGCGACAGGCTCGTGCTCGCCTCGGGCCCGCCGCGCGACGTGGCCTGGGCCCAGAACATCTGGCTCGACCCGCGCTGGATCCCAATCGAATCCATCGGCGACGCGGCGCACAAGCTGAAAGGCTTGCAGCGCAAGTGGGCTTTGTACTCCACGGGCCTGCATCGCCGGGCCACGCTCATCCAGGACAAGCTGCCCAAGGTCTCGGCGCGGCGGCAGGTCTTCGGTGAGCCGCCGCCGTCCGCTCCGCTGGGCTCGTGGACCTTGTGGGAGGAAAACCTGCTGCTGGCCTCACCCGCCTGCGCCAGCCCCTGGAATCACGGCGAGGCCGAGTTCGAGGAGAACAAGACCGAGCCGCCGGGCCGGGCCTACCTCAAGCTGTGGGAGTTGTTCACGCGCCTGGGCATAAAGCCCGCGCCGGGCGATCTGTGCCTGGACCTCGGCGCGTCGCCGGGCGGCTGGAGCTGGGTGCTGGCCGGGCTTGGCGCGCGCGTGTTCGCCGTGGACAAGGCCGATCTGGCCGCCAACGTCGCGGCCATGCCGAACGTTGAGCACTGCCGGGGCTCGGCCTTCGGTCTGGACCCGCGCATGGTCGGCGCGGCGGACTGGCTCTTCTCGGACGTGATCTGCTATCCGGACCGACTGCTGGCCATGGTCGAGCGCTGGCTGGAGCTGGGCGAGTGCAAACGCTTCGTCTGCACGGTCAAGCTGCAGAGCGAGACCGACTTCGCGGTCCTCGAACGCTTCCGGGCCATTCCCGGCTCGCGCCTGCTGCACCTGCACCACAACAAGCACGAATTGACCTGGCTGCGGCTGTAGCGCCTTGGCGTTTTACCGCCTTGCATATGAAACGAAAAATGAGGGGTGCAGGGGAATTATTCCCCTGCCGGGAGAGAGTCCGAGAGAGGGCAGCGCCCTCTCTCGGTTCATTCGCGGAATGCTCTAAACGGCCGTGAGCAACATATAGCTCATGGAAAAACGTCCGCTCTCGGGGATGAAGCACAAAAGCTTCTGGTCTTTCTCGATGCGGCCCGAGCGGAACAGTTCGGCGAGCATGATGAAGATGGAGGCCGAGCCCGTGTTGCCCCTGCTGGACAGGTTGGTGAACCAGCGTTCCTGGGGGATGTGGAAGCCGAAAGCCTCCATGCGCTCGGCGAGTTGCGGCCGGAAGAACTCCGAGGAGATGTGCGGCAGGAACCAGTCCACTTCCTCGGGCTTGATGCCGCGCCGCCCGATGACCAGCGGCAGGGTGCGGTCCACGGCCGTGACCACCACCTCGGCATTGAGCATCTTCACATCCTGGCGCACGAGCAGCAGGGACTTGTCCACGTTCTGGCCGCGATCGACCAGGCTGCGCCAGCCCGTGAGCGAGCCGTCCTCGCGCTTTTCGCCGCCCGCGTACATGCACGTGGGCAGGCTGCCGGCAAAGGAGACATGCTCGATCCAATCGATGCGCAGGGACAATCCGTCAGGCCTGGGCGCATTGGTCACGAACACTGCCCCCGCGCCGTCCGAGAGCATCCAGCGCAGGAAGTCGGCCTCGAAAGCCAGGATTGGCGCCTTCTGCAGCTCCTCGCTGCGGTCGCAGGCGGCCGGTTCGCAGAACTCGGCGCGCAGGAAGGTCGAGGAGAGCTCCGAGCCCGTGGCCACGGCGTTCTCCGAAAGACCCAGGGCCACGTTCATGTACGCGTACTTGAGCGCGCCGATGCCGGCCAGGCAGATGCCCGCGGGGCTGACCACTTCGCACGGGCCGGTGGCCAACTCGCCGTGGACCATGAGGCCGTGGCCGGGCAGAAGCTGGTCCGGGCTGGATGTGCCGCAGGCCAGACACTGGATGTCGGCCGGCGAGTAGCCCGAATAGGGTGCGAGCCGCCGCACGGCCTCGGCCGCGAGCTGCGCGTTGCTGTGCGTCTGCGCCCGCGTGACCGGGTTCAGGGCGTAATGCCGGCTCTGGATTTTGTTGCTGCGCAGAATGATGCGCCGCACGCGTGAGGCGCTCTCGCCCACCAGGCCCAGGACCTTTTCCATGTCTTCGTTGG includes:
- a CDS encoding SAM-dependent methyltransferase; the protein is MNNNTLSFPDVFTAYLAPRGFEAELLRELGDSILAVRDRLVLASGPPRDVAWAQNIWLDPRWIPIESIGDAAHKLKGLQRKWALYSTGLHRRATLIQDKLPKVSARRQVFGEPPPSAPLGSWTLWEENLLLASPACASPWNHGEAEFEENKTEPPGRAYLKLWELFTRLGIKPAPGDLCLDLGASPGGWSWVLAGLGARVFAVDKADLAANVAAMPNVEHCRGSAFGLDPRMVGAADWLFSDVICYPDRLLAMVERWLELGECKRFVCTVKLQSETDFAVLERFRAIPGSRLLHLHHNKHELTWLRL
- a CDS encoding beta-ketoacyl-ACP synthase III, with translation MSQAAYITDVSAFLPGEPVSNEDMEKVLGLVGESASRVRRIILRSNKIQSRHYALNPVTRAQTHSNAQLAAEAVRRLAPYSGYSPADIQCLACGTSSPDQLLPGHGLMVHGELATGPCEVVSPAGICLAGIGALKYAYMNVALGLSENAVATGSELSSTFLRAEFCEPAACDRSEELQKAPILAFEADFLRWMLSDGAGAVFVTNAPRPDGLSLRIDWIEHVSFAGSLPTCMYAGGEKREDGSLTGWRSLVDRGQNVDKSLLLVRQDVKMLNAEVVVTAVDRTLPLVIGRRGIKPEEVDWFLPHISSEFFRPQLAERMEAFGFHIPQERWFTNLSSRGNTGSASIFIMLAELFRSGRIEKDQKLLCFIPESGRFSMSYMLLTAV